A genomic window from Anolis carolinensis isolate JA03-04 unplaced genomic scaffold, rAnoCar3.1.pri scaffold_13, whole genome shotgun sequence includes:
- the LOC103282930 gene encoding uncharacterized protein LOC103282930 isoform X2 has protein sequence MLLSDEKTRSASTVTSRCSNCSRVASGVTINKMCFRKPGYDSLAFMKVCLRQLDYESLLSWREGNSKPDSQMAFLRWMEWKNG, from the exons ATGTTATTATCGGACGAGAAGACCAGATCTGCCAGCACTGTCACGTCAAGGTGTTCAAATTGTAGCCGGGTGGCATCCGGAGTCACCATTAACAAG atgTGTTTTCGGAAACCTGGTTATGACAGCCTTGCCTTCATGAAG gTGTGTCTTCGGCAACTGGATTATGAGAGCCTGCTTTCATGGAG gGAAGGCAATAGCAAGCCAGACTCTCAGATGGCTTTTCTAAGATGGATGGAGTGGAAAAATGGGTGA
- the LOC103282930 gene encoding uncharacterized protein LOC103282930 isoform X1, translating into MVSLEHKVFCVLQFTKTGSVTVVRRAFRGQFGTNPPTPKSIRRWYRQFEETGSLHKGKSTGRPRTSEENVRRIQQSFLESPLQSTRCASRELAISHTTVWRISRQQRSIAKPCRLQLAWPLRAGDKRKRVELSDVMLQNADGLERLVFSGEATFHLGGEVGHHKVRVWGLKNPPETVANESSSPQVTVFCAVSHKKIYGPFFFEGNAVTGQTYLRMLQNWLFPQLRDDCDDFVFQQDGAPWHRHPQVRRFLNATLPQRWIGHTGPQDSALFSWPPRSPDITPCDFFLWGYVKDCILVPPLATDLEGFKDRSTAAVLSVEEDTLRGVWDKLRCRLDAVRAAGGGHRGHS; encoded by the coding sequence ATGGTGAGCCTGGAGCATAAGGTGTTTTGCGTCCTGCAGTTCACCAAGACTGGATCGGTCACGGTGGTGCGGCGTGCCTTTCGAGGGCAGTTTGGCACCAATCCTCCGACGCCAAAGAGCATTCGGCGCTGGTACAGACAGTTTGAGGAAACAGGCTCTCTGCATAAAGGAAAGAGCACGGGGCGGCCACGCACTTCAGAGGAAAACGTGAGACGGATTCAACAGAGTTTTCTGGAAAGCCCACTCCAGTCCACTCGCTGCGCCAGCCGGGAGCTGGCCATCTCGCACACGACCGTCTGGCGCATCTCGAGGCAACAACGTTCAATAGCGAAGCCGTGCCGGTTGCAACTGGCATGGCCCCTTCGTGCAGGAGACAAAAGGAAGCGCGTGGAATTGAGTGACGTGATGTTGCAGAATGCGGATGGCTTAGAGCGATTGGTTTTTAGCGGCGAAGCCACGTTTCATCTCGGTGGAGAAGTTGGCCATCACAAAGTGCGTGTCTGGGGATTGAAAAATCCACCTGAAACTGTAGCGAATGAGTCCAGTTCTCCCCAAGTGACCGTGTTTTGCGCCGTTTCGCATAAAAAGATTTATGGCCCGTTCTTTTTTGAGGGGAACGCGGTGACAGGGCAAACGTACCTCCGAATGCTGCAGAACTGGCTCTTTCCGCAACTTCGTGATGATTGCGATGACTTTGTTTTCCAACAAGACGGAGCGCCGTGGCATCGGCACCCACAGGTCCGGCGTTTTCTAAATGCAACGCTGCCTCAACGTTGGATCGGCCACACTGGGCCCCAAGACTCGGCGCTCTTCTCCTGGCCCCCCAGGTCTCCGGACATCACGCCCTGTGACTTCTTCCTCTGGGGATACGTCAAAGACTGTATTTTGGTGCCACCGTTAGCAACCGATTTGGAAGGCTTCAAAGACAGAAGCACGGCAGCAGTGCTTTCGGTGGAAGAAGACACTTTGAGAGGCGTTTGGGACAAACTCCGCTGTCGCCTGGATGCTGTCCGTGCAGCAGGTGGGGGGCACAGAGGGCACTCATGA